A stretch of DNA from Candidatus Parvarchaeota archaeon:
ACTTGCCGACTTTGTAGCTGTCGCGCTGCGGATTGTCTGAAAGGCCGACTATTGCGATTGTTTTTGCGCTTGCAAGCATTTCCTTTATCCTGCTTTCTTCACCGATTTCTGCTCCCATGTAATTGCACCGATTTGATTGCACCCTAATTTGGTTGCACTCTATTGATTTTCTAATAATTGATGGTCATATAAAATTGTAAGCGGTTGGATTGATGCTTAAACAAGTGCCGTGCTCAGCTTTCCAAGATATGCAAGAATGGCAAATTTGATTATTTTCCCAAGAATTGTTGCTGCAAGGAATTTCCACCAGGGCATCTTGATTGCCCCTGCGGCAATTCCGGCAATGTCAAAAAGAGGGTTTGGGACAAGTGCCAGAAGGAAGACTGCCACCTCGGAGTGGCTTTTCACAAAATCAATCTGCCTTTTTGCAAAGCCGTTGCCCAAAAGCCTGTGCTCTAAAAACCCGCTTCCGCCCCTGCCAAGCAGAAAGCCCGTCAGCTCGCCTATTCCAGAGCCAATGCCTGCAAAAATGCCA
This window harbors:
- a CDS encoding VTT domain-containing protein, translating into MAPKQQKEKSLGIPEILASVAITAAAFFVSGYLPLLEGWSYAGAFLVGLVSSATLFLPAPGWAIIAAFGRTLDPITLGIFAGIGSGIGELTGFLLGRGGSGFLEHRLLGNGFAKRQIDFVKSHSEVAVFLLALVPNPLFDIAGIAAGAIKMPWWKFLAATILGKIIKFAILAYLGKLSTALV
- a CDS encoding CoA-binding protein, which translates into the protein MGAEIGEESRIKEMLASAKTIAIVGLSDNPQRDSYKVGK